Proteins co-encoded in one Gossypium arboreum isolate Shixiya-1 chromosome 11, ASM2569848v2, whole genome shotgun sequence genomic window:
- the LOC108471167 gene encoding AAA-ATPase At3g50940-like codes for MASTLSILASFTIIRSTFNDFIPKEIRDYLWSFIRRFSSEFTLVIEESHDGSSNHIFQATMEYLGSHVLSASAAEGFPKRLTVGKSEKVRKFTFGLDRHSEIVDIFHDVPLKWKYNADVNTNTNNQHTSESRWYELSFQKNHVEMVKSKYIPHIINTAKKLKDRNRMVKFHTVRRERWSSSAVNLDHPMTFDTLALDGDLKKTIMEDLDSFINGKEYYKKIGKVWKRGYLLYGPPGTGKSSLIAAMANHLNFDIYNLNLSAVNSDSSLEYLLLHVSNRSILVIEDIDCTVKLQNRDAGDPTASYPHVQVTLSGLLNAIDGLLSCCGDERIIVFTTNYKDKIDPALLRAGRMDKHICLSYSTASTFKQLAVNYLGILNHNLFSRIEKIIGEINVSPAEIAGELMKSKDPKTCLEGLIELLESKASEATSKPEEGEGGNNTKQEKGCKSKGSNTTNSDSPNHNAITFLTVGPDPMTVREYTVKAELAPILKAVLLKHGDIVTDCSLNSTQCRSSLLEIACGIIQKLQAAKLEDLTEPELRSMLASVSDLESLKLRVSWLRKRLDQIIEALQLVKQCSALEEDKRKILQEIEEMQKELGSCHMETLEKEKKTLRIQEMEAVIGTISESISSNEARLSCFYERSLVDGLLCL; via the exons ATGGCATCGACACTGTCAATTTTGGCTAGTTTCACTATTATCCGCAGCACATTCAATGACTTCATCCCCAAGGAAATAAGAGACTATTTGTGGAGTTTCATCCGCCGTTTCTCATCGGAATTCACCTTGGTTATCGAAGAATCACATGATGGATCAAGCAACCATATTTTCCAGGCTACCATGGAATACCTTGGCAGCCATGTGCTGTCTGCTTCAGCTGCCGAAGGTTTCCCGAAGCGGCTCACCGTAGGCAAGAGCGAGAAAGTAAGGAAGTTCACGTTCGGCCTCGATAGACACTCAGAGATCGTGGATATATTTCATGATGTTCCCTTGAAGTGGAAGTACAACGCTGATGTCAACACGAATACTAATAATCAACACACATCTGAATCGAGGTGGTACGAGCTTAGTTTTCAGAAGAATCATGTTGAGATGGTAAAGAGCAAGTATATTCCTCACATCATCAACACGGCCAAGAAACTGAAAGACCGGAATCGGATGGTGAAGTTTCACACTGTGAGGCGTGAAAGGTGGAGCTCAAGTGCTGTCAATCTAGACCATCCTATGACATTTGATACATTAGCCTTGGATGGTGACCTCAAAAAGACTATTATGGAGGATCTTGACAGCTTTATTAATGGTAAGGAGTACTATAAGAAAATTGGGAAAGTGTGGAAGCGTGGTTACTTGCTATATGGTCCCCCTGGAACAGGCAAATCAAGTTTGATTGCAGCCATGGCAAATCATCTCAACTTTGATATTTACAACTTGAACTTATCAGCAGTCAACTCGGACTCCTCTCTTGAGTACTTGTTGCTTCATGTGTCGAATCGTTCCATTCTTGTGATCGAAGATATTGATTGTACAGTCAAATTACAGAACAGAGATGCAGGGGACCCAACCGCGAGTTATCCGCATGTCCAG GTGACACTTTCTGGACTTCTGAACGCCATCGACGGCCTATTGTCGTGCTGCGGAGACGAGAGGATCATTGTTTTCACCACCAACTACAAGGATAAAATCGATCCTGCGCTGTTGCGAGCCGGTCGCATGGACAAGCACATATGCTTGTCTTACAGCACCGCCTCTACCTTCAAGCAACTCGCGGTCAACTATCTCGGCATTTTGAACCACAATCTCTTCTCTCGTATAGAAAAGATTATAGGAGAGATCAATGTTTCCCCAGCCGAAATTGCAGGTGAACTAATGAAGTCCAAAGATCCCAAAACTTGTCTGGAGGGCCTTATTGAGCTCCTGGAAAGCAAG GCATCGGAGGCGACTTCAAAACCTGAAGAAGGAGAAGGCGGTAACAATACAAAGCAGGAGAAAGGATGTAAAAGCAAAGGTTCCAATACCACAAACAGTGACTCTCCAAACCATAATGCCATTACGTTTCTCACCGTGGGTCCTGATCCAATGACAGTGAGAGAATATACGGTAAAAGCGGAGCTAGCACCAATCCTTAAAGCGGTTCTGTTGAAACACGGGGACATTGTTACCGACTGCTCATTGAACTCAACGCAGTGCCGTTCGTCTCTCCTGGAGATCGCCTGTGGGATCATCCAGAAACTACAAGCGGCGAAATTGGAAGATTTAACAGAACCTGAGCTCCGCTCCATGCTTGCAAGTGTTTCAGATTTGGAATCGTTGAAGTTGCGAGTTAGTTGGCTCCGCAAGAGACTGGATCAAATTATTGAGGCACTGCAACTAGTGAAGCAATGTTCAGCCCTAGAGGAAGACAAGAGGAAAATTCTTCAAGAAATCGAGGAGATGCAGAAAGAGCTTGGAAGTTGCCACATGGAAACactagaaaaggaaaagaaaacccTCCGAATCCAGGAAATGGAGGCTGTGATCGGAACTATTTCGGAATCCATCTCTAGCAATGAGGCAAGATTGAGTTGTTTCTATGAGAGGTCTTTGGTGGATGGGCTACTTTGTCTTTGA